A stretch of the Fusobacterium varium genome encodes the following:
- the pflA gene encoding pyruvate-formate lyase-activating enzyme, with protein sequence MSRIGNIHSYESFGTVDGPGIRFVLFLQGCPLRCKFCHNPDTWNMSEEKIKEEAAETFEKVKKYKGYFGKKGGLTVTGGEPLLQVDFLLELFKLCKEDGINTVVDTSGYIFNEKVKEVLEYTDLVLLDIKAIDEEIYKELTGVELENTLKFAQYLKEKGKRVWIRHVIVPGITDNDELLNRLAECISALGNVEKVELLPYHRLGEFKYKELGMKYALEGIEELSKERLENAVTIFQKYNLKVN encoded by the coding sequence ATGAGCAGGATTGGAAATATACATTCATATGAGAGTTTTGGAACAGTGGATGGACCAGGAATAAGATTTGTACTTTTTCTTCAAGGATGCCCACTAAGATGTAAATTCTGCCATAATCCTGATACATGGAATATGTCAGAGGAAAAAATAAAAGAAGAAGCTGCAGAAACTTTTGAGAAAGTAAAAAAATATAAAGGATATTTTGGAAAAAAGGGGGGACTTACTGTAACAGGAGGAGAACCTCTTCTTCAAGTTGATTTTCTTCTTGAACTTTTTAAACTTTGTAAAGAAGATGGAATAAATACAGTAGTAGATACCTCTGGATATATTTTTAATGAAAAAGTAAAAGAAGTATTAGAGTATACAGATCTTGTACTTTTAGATATAAAAGCTATTGATGAAGAAATATATAAAGAACTTACAGGAGTAGAACTTGAAAATACTCTGAAATTTGCTCAATATTTGAAAGAAAAAGGGAAAAGAGTTTGGATAAGACATGTAATAGTTCCTGGAATTACAGATAATGATGAACTTTTGAATAGATTAGCAGAGTGTATATCTGCTTTAGGTAATGTAGAAAAAGTTGAATTGTTACCATATCACAGACTTGGAGAATTTAAATATAAGGAATTAGGAATGAAGTATGCTCTGGAAGGAATAGAAGAACTTTCTAAAGAAAGACTTGAGAATGCTGTTACTATATTTCAAAAATATAATTTGAAAGTTAATTAG
- a CDS encoding putative tRNA threonylcarbamoyl adenosine modification produces MIILGIESSCDETSIAILKDGKEILSNKISSQIEIHKEYGGVVPEIASRQHIKNIAAILDEALEEAKITLDDVDYIAVTYAPGLIGALLVGVSFAKGLSYAHDIPIIPVHHIKGHMYANFLEHDIELPCIALVVSGGHTNIVYMDENHKFTNMGGTLDDAVGESCDKVARVLGLGYPGGPIVDKMYYLGDRNFLQITEPRVGEYDFSFSGIKTAVINFVNKMNMKNEEFKKEDLAASFLGKVVDILCKKTLKAAKDKNVKTIILAGGVAANSLLRSQLTEQGAKLGIKVYYPSMKLCTDNAAMIAEAAYYKLKCADNKIDCFAGLELNGVATLDVTKDLY; encoded by the coding sequence ATGATAATTTTAGGAATAGAGAGTTCTTGTGATGAAACTTCAATAGCTATATTAAAAGATGGAAAAGAGATATTATCTAATAAAATATCCTCTCAAATAGAGATACATAAAGAATATGGAGGAGTAGTGCCTGAAATAGCTTCAAGACAGCATATAAAAAATATTGCTGCTATATTGGATGAAGCATTAGAAGAAGCAAAAATAACTCTTGATGATGTTGATTACATAGCAGTAACTTATGCACCAGGATTAATTGGAGCTCTTTTAGTAGGAGTATCTTTTGCAAAGGGACTTTCATATGCTCATGATATACCAATAATACCTGTACATCATATAAAAGGGCATATGTATGCTAATTTTCTTGAGCATGATATAGAACTTCCGTGTATAGCTTTAGTTGTATCTGGAGGACATACGAATATTGTATATATGGATGAAAATCATAAATTTACAAATATGGGTGGAACACTTGATGATGCAGTTGGAGAAAGTTGTGATAAGGTAGCAAGGGTGCTAGGATTAGGATATCCTGGTGGACCAATTGTAGATAAAATGTATTATTTAGGAGATAGAAATTTTCTGCAAATAACAGAACCAAGAGTTGGAGAATATGATTTCAGTTTTTCAGGAATAAAAACTGCTGTAATTAACTTTGTAAATAAAATGAATATGAAAAATGAAGAGTTTAAGAAAGAAGATTTAGCAGCTTCATTTTTAGGAAAAGTTGTGGATATTCTTTGCAAGAAAACTTTAAAAGCAGCTAAAGATAAAAATGTAAAAACTATAATACTTGCAGGAGGAGTTGCAGCAAATTCTTTATTAAGAAGTCAGCTTACTGAGCAGGGAGCAAAACTAGGAATAAAAGTTTATTATCCATCAATGAAGCTATGTACAGATAATGCAGCTATGATAGCAGAAGCAGCATATTACAAATTAAAATGTGCAGATAATAAAATTGATTGTTTTGCAGGGTTGGAATTAAATGGAGTAGCAACACTAGATGTAACTAAAGATTTATATTAA
- a CDS encoding putative transcriptional regulator gives MEIYIINIIKEQYDELTKSFKVMADFIFENITQIPFLSIKEISEITGLSSATIIRFTQYFKFKGYPEFQKNIQEILKKEITPMKEFKESILQNGEEETLLDDVILQNIEILKKLPNENLKENFKKALEIIENSGKIYIVSSRSSYSLGYYFYFMLKEFKENVEIIISGTEDYTHKLLYLKENDVLFTISFHAYTDFTYKIAQFFKKRNNKIICLTDTLTSPFALISDCALLSKNGEKTYSFVGAMTILNALCIKLAKLNKENTLESLEKLKEIAMEMKVYL, from the coding sequence ATGGAAATTTATATTATTAATATTATAAAAGAACAATATGATGAATTAACGAAGAGCTTTAAAGTGATGGCAGATTTTATTTTTGAAAATATTACTCAAATTCCATTTTTATCAATAAAGGAAATATCAGAAATTACAGGATTAAGTTCAGCTACTATTATAAGATTTACACAGTATTTTAAATTTAAAGGATATCCAGAATTTCAAAAAAATATTCAGGAAATATTGAAAAAAGAAATAACTCCAATGAAAGAATTTAAAGAATCTATTTTACAAAATGGAGAAGAAGAAACACTGTTAGATGATGTAATCTTACAAAATATAGAGATTTTAAAAAAACTTCCAAATGAAAATTTAAAAGAAAATTTTAAAAAAGCATTAGAAATTATAGAAAATTCTGGCAAAATTTATATAGTTTCAAGTAGATCTTCATATTCTTTAGGATATTATTTTTACTTTATGTTAAAAGAATTTAAAGAGAATGTTGAAATAATAATTTCTGGAACTGAAGATTATACACATAAGTTACTTTATTTAAAAGAAAATGATGTATTATTTACAATTTCATTTCATGCTTATACTGATTTTACTTATAAAATAGCTCAATTTTTTAAGAAAAGAAATAATAAAATAATTTGTCTAACAGACACGTTAACTTCACCATTTGCATTGATTTCTGATTGTGCTCTTTTGAGTAAAAATGGAGAAAAAACATATTCTTTTGTAGGAGCAATGACAATTTTAAATGCTCTTTGTATAAAATTAGCTAAATTAAATAAAGAAAACACTTTAGAAAGTTTAGAAAAATTAAAGGAAATTGCTATGGAAATGAAAGTTTATCTATAA
- a CDS encoding putative ADP-heptose:LPS heptosyltransferase, with translation MKILVVRFKQIGDAVLSSAICNTLKKSFPESEIDYVVYEHIAPLFKNHPYIDNIISLTKEEQKNPLKYIAKVWKVTRKKYDIVIDIMSTPKSEMFTLFSLGSKYRIGRKKKYRGFTYTHKISEPADSKDKVDKFLKMLAPLEEKYKILYDNSYITHINEKEKENMKRKMKEAGIDFSKPVFICAANSRRPEKIYSTKKMEEVINKVTEEFNSQVILFYSPNEKDFIKKIHNQLNNKNVFSNIETASIRELAALISNCDMFFGNEGGPRHIAQSLDIPSFAIFSPKSRKKEWLANPSKKHQGVEPRDIYPECSSLSYKDCYSLIQPDYILNKIKEIYNNFIKNKKKDYNSINNSYT, from the coding sequence ATGAAAATACTAGTAGTACGTTTTAAACAAATAGGAGATGCTGTTTTAAGCTCAGCTATATGCAATACTCTTAAAAAAAGTTTCCCTGAATCTGAAATTGATTATGTAGTATATGAGCATATTGCTCCTTTATTTAAAAACCATCCATATATTGACAATATTATATCATTAACTAAAGAAGAACAGAAGAACCCTCTTAAGTATATAGCTAAAGTATGGAAAGTAACAAGAAAAAAATATGATATAGTAATAGATATAATGTCTACTCCCAAAAGTGAAATGTTTACTTTATTTTCTTTGGGAAGCAAATATAGAATAGGAAGAAAGAAAAAGTATAGAGGATTTACATATACTCATAAGATTTCTGAACCTGCTGATTCAAAGGATAAAGTTGATAAGTTTTTAAAAATGCTGGCTCCATTGGAAGAAAAATATAAAATACTGTATGACAACAGTTATATCACTCATATAAATGAAAAAGAAAAAGAAAATATGAAAAGAAAAATGAAAGAAGCAGGAATAGATTTTTCAAAGCCTGTATTTATATGTGCTGCAAACTCAAGAAGACCTGAAAAAATTTATTCTACTAAAAAAATGGAAGAAGTTATAAATAAAGTAACAGAAGAGTTTAATTCCCAAGTTATATTATTTTATTCACCAAATGAAAAAGATTTTATAAAAAAAATTCATAATCAGCTTAATAACAAAAATGTTTTCTCAAATATAGAAACAGCTTCAATAAGAGAGTTGGCAGCACTTATTTCAAATTGTGATATGTTTTTTGGAAATGAGGGAGGACCAAGGCATATAGCTCAAAGTTTAGATATTCCAAGCTTTGCTATTTTCAGTCCCAAGAGCAGAAAAAAAGAATGGCTGGCTAATCCAAGTAAAAAACATCAAGGTGTAGAACCCAGAGATATTTATCCTGAATGCAGTTCTCTCAGTTATAAAGATTGTTATTCGCTAATTCAGCCAGATTATATACTAAACAAAATAAAAGAAATATATAATAATTTTATAAAAAATAAAAAAAAGGATTACAATTCCATCAATAATTCATATACATAA
- a CDS encoding putative ferredoxin-nitrite reductase: MNKQDEILKLEINKLREAGQKFLNKEISVGDFKGISGGMGVYAQRGGQEFMIRFRTNSGLISMKHLKLIKNFTEKYHIEDIHFTTRQAIQLHHLSIDDICDIMEIALNHKLYTRGGGGNYPRNVTISPMSGIEKGEVFDVTEFALKVSEYFMNRITEYKLPRKLKVSMSSSDRDEAGATINDIGFIAAVENGKPYFRMYLAGGLGNNPGISIPYEKKVNPKEILYYVEAMVNLFMAEGDYTNRAKARTRYIPRRMGIDKFLEAYEEHLNNVKKEKNLDLNIEIELSETLKKYSHKLKEDFSLIHQRQDNLYTVIIHPLNGQISSENFKKIVEFMEGNSNAEARLSMTESMYIRNLNEEQAEKLLQITDEFRQKTKIQQSMSCVGIPTCQIGIEQSQSLVKNILEYIKINNISEEKLPAVYVSGCQNSCGRHQTGDIGFAGGKKRVRDKIEDVFDIYAGGMVSREKTILGTKFGTMLMSQIPEFIGELSVELEKNHMNYKEYISEKNENFIELIKKYLV, from the coding sequence TTGAATAAGCAAGATGAAATATTAAAATTGGAAATAAATAAACTACGTGAAGCAGGACAGAAGTTTTTAAATAAAGAAATATCTGTTGGTGATTTTAAAGGAATATCTGGAGGCATGGGAGTATATGCACAACGTGGCGGACAGGAATTTATGATAAGATTTCGTACAAACTCAGGATTAATATCAATGAAGCATTTAAAACTTATAAAAAATTTTACTGAAAAATATCATATAGAAGATATTCATTTCACTACAAGACAAGCAATACAGCTGCACCACTTAAGTATAGATGATATATGTGATATTATGGAAATAGCTTTAAACCATAAACTATATACTCGTGGAGGAGGAGGTAATTATCCAAGAAATGTAACTATTTCACCAATGTCAGGAATAGAAAAAGGAGAAGTATTTGATGTAACAGAATTTGCTTTAAAAGTAAGTGAATATTTTATGAACAGAATAACAGAATATAAGCTTCCAAGAAAGCTAAAAGTATCTATGTCATCAAGTGATAGAGATGAAGCGGGAGCAACTATCAATGATATAGGATTTATAGCAGCAGTAGAAAATGGAAAGCCATATTTTAGAATGTATCTAGCAGGAGGATTGGGAAATAATCCTGGAATCTCAATACCTTATGAGAAAAAAGTGAATCCCAAAGAAATATTATATTATGTAGAAGCAATGGTAAATCTTTTTATGGCAGAAGGAGATTATACAAATAGGGCTAAAGCAAGAACTAGATATATTCCAAGAAGAATGGGAATAGATAAATTTTTAGAAGCATATGAAGAACATTTAAATAATGTAAAAAAAGAAAAAAATCTTGATTTAAATATAGAAATAGAACTTTCAGAAACTTTAAAAAAATATTCTCATAAATTAAAAGAAGATTTTTCATTAATACATCAAAGACAAGATAACTTGTATACTGTGATTATTCATCCACTAAATGGACAGATTTCATCTGAAAATTTTAAAAAAATAGTAGAATTTATGGAAGGTAATAGTAATGCAGAGGCAAGATTAAGTATGACAGAAAGTATGTATATAAGAAATTTAAATGAAGAACAGGCAGAGAAATTATTGCAAATTACAGATGAATTTAGGCAGAAAACTAAAATACAGCAAAGTATGAGTTGTGTAGGGATACCAACTTGCCAAATAGGGATAGAGCAAAGCCAAAGTTTGGTAAAAAATATTCTTGAATATATCAAAATAAATAATATTTCAGAAGAAAAGCTTCCAGCAGTATACGTTTCAGGATGTCAAAACTCATGTGGAAGACATCAAACTGGAGATATAGGATTTGCTGGAGGTAAAAAAAGAGTAAGAGATAAAATTGAGGATGTTTTTGATATTTATGCTGGTGGAATGGTAAGCAGAGAAAAAACAATTTTAGGAACAAAATTTGGAACTATGCTCATGAGTCAGATACCTGAATTTATTGGAGAACTTTCAGTGGAGCTTGAAAAAAATCATATGAATTATAAAGAATACATAAGTGAAAAAAATGAAAACTTTATAGAATTAATAAAAAAATATTTAGTATAA
- the murA gene encoding UDP-N-acetylglucosamine enolpyruvyl transferase — MVEAFKVTGGKEISGVLEVEGSKNAALPIMIATLIEKGTYILRNVPNLMDIRTLVKLLESLGLEIEKLDDHSYKIVNNGLTNLVAGYELVKKMRASFLVMGAMLAHEKKARVSLPGGCAIGARPVDLHLKGFESLGVKLTIDHGYVDAEAEELKGGIIILDFPSVGATENIIMAAVKAKGKTILENAAREPEIEDLCYFLNDMGAKIAGIGTSRLEIEGVEKLFPCEHTIIPDRIVAGTFIIASVMFDGKIEVKGVVKEHLGSFLMKLDEMGVKFDIEGDRLKVLSKLSDLKPVKVTTMPHPGFATDLQSPIMTLMSLANGTSEIKETIFENRFMHVPELNRMGAKIDINSSSATITGVGNFSSAEVMASDLRAGASLILAALKADGVSIINRIYHVDRGYENLDLKLKKIGADIERIKAEI; from the coding sequence ATGGTAGAAGCATTCAAAGTAACAGGTGGAAAAGAAATCTCAGGAGTATTGGAAGTAGAAGGATCAAAAAATGCAGCTCTTCCTATAATGATTGCAACACTTATAGAGAAAGGAACATATATTTTAAGAAATGTACCTAATCTAATGGATATAAGAACACTGGTTAAATTATTAGAAAGTCTTGGATTGGAAATAGAAAAATTGGATGATCATTCATATAAAATTGTAAACAATGGGCTTACCAATTTAGTGGCAGGATATGAGCTTGTAAAAAAAATGAGAGCTTCTTTTCTTGTGATGGGGGCAATGCTTGCACATGAAAAAAAAGCTAGAGTATCTCTTCCAGGAGGATGTGCTATTGGAGCTAGACCTGTGGATCTTCATTTAAAAGGATTTGAATCTCTTGGAGTAAAACTTACAATAGATCATGGTTATGTAGATGCTGAGGCTGAGGAATTAAAAGGTGGGATAATAATTCTTGATTTTCCAAGTGTAGGGGCTACAGAAAATATAATAATGGCTGCTGTAAAAGCCAAAGGGAAAACTATTCTTGAAAATGCAGCAAGAGAACCTGAAATAGAAGATCTTTGCTATTTTTTAAATGATATGGGAGCTAAAATAGCTGGAATAGGAACTAGCAGATTAGAAATAGAAGGTGTTGAAAAATTATTTCCATGTGAACATACAATAATACCTGATAGAATAGTTGCAGGAACATTCATAATAGCTTCTGTAATGTTTGATGGTAAAATAGAAGTAAAAGGAGTAGTTAAAGAACACTTGGGAAGTTTTCTTATGAAATTGGATGAAATGGGAGTGAAATTTGATATAGAAGGAGACAGATTAAAAGTATTATCGAAACTCTCTGATTTAAAACCAGTAAAAGTAACTACTATGCCTCATCCAGGATTTGCAACAGATCTTCAGTCACCTATAATGACATTGATGTCTTTAGCAAATGGAACAAGTGAAATTAAAGAAACTATATTTGAAAATAGATTTATGCATGTTCCTGAATTAAATAGAATGGGGGCAAAAATAGATATAAACAGCAGTTCTGCAACTATAACTGGAGTTGGAAATTTTTCTTCAGCAGAAGTTATGGCAAGCGATTTAAGAGCAGGAGCAAGTCTTATACTTGCAGCATTAAAAGCTGATGGAGTAAGTATTATAAATAGGATATACCATGTTGACAGAGGATATGAAAATCTTGATCTGAAACTAAAAAAAATTGGGGCAGATATAGAGAGAATCAAAGCAGAAATATAA
- a CDS encoding putative DNA-binding response regulator: MILIVEDTDHIRKLVKAILKNENIDVEEAITGEEAINKIQHGNKYELILMDIMLPKIDGINATKKIREITETPIIFLTALSDEKNQIVAYEAGADGYITKPFSKEILKSIVMRYVFKSGIVKKYGDLEINKKSGKILINKEEIILTIKEREILFYLEENKGIAKTREQIISGVWGYDFTGTDRTVDKHLTRLREKLGDCSKYIKTVKAIGYKFEE, encoded by the coding sequence ATGATACTAATAGTAGAAGATACTGATCATATTAGAAAATTAGTAAAAGCAATATTAAAAAATGAAAATATTGATGTTGAAGAAGCTATTACTGGAGAGGAGGCAATAAATAAAATTCAACATGGAAATAAATATGAGTTAATTCTTATGGATATAATGCTTCCTAAAATAGATGGTATAAATGCAACAAAAAAAATAAGAGAAATAACAGAAACTCCAATAATATTTCTAACAGCACTTTCAGATGAAAAAAATCAAATTGTAGCTTATGAAGCTGGTGCAGATGGGTATATTACTAAACCATTTTCTAAAGAAATACTAAAATCAATAGTTATGAGATATGTTTTTAAAAGCGGTATAGTAAAAAAATATGGAGATTTAGAAATAAATAAAAAAAGCGGAAAAATTTTAATAAACAAAGAAGAAATAATATTAACCATAAAAGAAAGAGAAATATTATTTTATCTGGAAGAAAACAAAGGTATAGCAAAAACAAGAGAACAAATAATTTCAGGTGTATGGGGTTATGATTTTACTGGCACAGACCGTACAGTGGATAAACACTTAACAAGATTGAGAGAAAAATTAGGCGATTGTTCAAAATATATAAAAACTGTAAAAGCTATTGGCTATAAATTCGAGGAATAA
- a CDS encoding putative pyrroloquinoline-quinone dependent dehydrogenase — translation MKKIIISFFTFAFTFIASGNTALAKFKPVKVEEPFTGQVLIEGLDNPWNIRYGADNMLWITERTGKRIVRVNPETGVKKTALTIDEARAEGQHFGVLGMALAPDFLQKGSQNYVYVFYTYVPKDNNTEFGYKKLVRYQYDTKSETLKSPTVILDKIPSGDDHNGGRITFGPDGKIYLTLGELGHNQGKNAFKKNEAQRLPTVKEIQEGNHDAYVGKILRINPDGSIPEDNPVLNGVKSHVFTYGHRNPQGIAVVGNKIFSSEHGPSSDDELNLLVSGGNYGWPYVAGFQDNQSYKFIDWSTAPKDAAVDPNVPDPRVKVQLESEWKAPENYKDPVKTFYTVREGYNYHDGDIYGDISYVEWPTVAPSSINYYVDGPMKGWENSILMTTLKAGTLFRIKLNNQKDNVQGEVATFFHTPNRYRDIAVSPDGNTFYILTDSAGSARGEDLKPTTKLQNPGSILMIKYNKNK, via the coding sequence ATGAAAAAAATTATAATTTCATTTTTTACATTCGCTTTTACATTTATAGCTTCAGGAAATACAGCTTTAGCTAAATTTAAACCTGTTAAAGTAGAAGAACCTTTTACAGGGCAGGTATTAATAGAAGGATTAGATAATCCATGGAATATACGTTATGGGGCAGATAATATGCTTTGGATAACAGAAAGAACTGGAAAACGTATAGTAAGGGTAAATCCTGAAACAGGAGTGAAAAAAACAGCATTGACTATAGATGAAGCAAGAGCAGAAGGGCAGCATTTTGGTGTTTTAGGGATGGCACTAGCACCTGATTTTTTACAAAAGGGAAGCCAAAATTATGTATATGTATTTTATACTTATGTTCCTAAAGATAATAATACAGAATTTGGTTATAAAAAACTTGTAAGATATCAATATGATACAAAATCTGAAACTTTAAAAAGTCCTACAGTTATTTTAGATAAAATTCCAAGTGGAGATGATCATAATGGAGGAAGAATTACTTTTGGTCCTGATGGAAAAATATATCTGACTCTAGGTGAATTAGGTCATAATCAAGGGAAAAATGCTTTCAAAAAAAATGAAGCTCAAAGATTACCAACAGTAAAAGAAATTCAAGAAGGGAATCACGATGCTTATGTAGGAAAAATTTTGAGAATAAATCCAGATGGATCTATACCAGAAGACAACCCAGTTCTTAATGGAGTAAAAAGTCATGTGTTTACTTATGGACATAGAAATCCACAAGGTATTGCAGTTGTTGGAAATAAAATTTTCTCTAGTGAACACGGACCTTCTTCGGATGATGAATTAAATCTTCTTGTAAGTGGAGGAAACTATGGGTGGCCATATGTGGCAGGATTTCAAGATAATCAATCATACAAATTTATAGATTGGTCAACAGCACCTAAAGATGCAGCTGTAGATCCTAATGTACCTGACCCTCGTGTAAAGGTACAGTTAGAATCAGAATGGAAAGCACCTGAAAATTATAAAGATCCAGTAAAAACTTTCTATACAGTAAGAGAAGGATATAACTACCATGATGGAGATATTTATGGAGATATTTCTTATGTTGAATGGCCAACAGTAGCACCATCTAGTATAAATTATTATGTTGATGGACCTATGAAAGGTTGGGAAAATAGTATTTTAATGACTACTTTAAAAGCAGGAACTCTTTTTAGAATAAAATTAAATAATCAAAAAGATAATGTTCAAGGAGAAGTAGCAACATTTTTCCATACACCAAATCGTTATCGTGATATAGCTGTAAGTCCAGATGGAAATACATTTTATATTCTTACTGACAGTGCAGGATCAGCAAGAGGAGAGGATTTAAAACCAACAACTAAATTACAGAACCCTGGTTCAATTTTGATGATTAAATACAATAAAAATAAATAA
- a CDS encoding putative amidohydrolase, with amino-acid sequence MLNFALLQTDIKFCDTEYNFENVKKLFKKAMEHTPTPDVIVLPEDWSYGFSDKMFHDMENYCEAENGPSVTILKELAKKYKVLVVAGSIATKSHEDGKIRNTTFIINNNGEIIADYSKMHLYSDMDENFMIEPGNKAEVVETEVGKFGFMICYDIRFCELSRIYALKGAEAIIVTSDFPNPRVNHWRTLLQARAIENQIFVIACNRVGESPMGSYCGHSLIIDPWGEIIAEGGEKEEIIYGSVDLSIIHKIRETIHVFRDRHPEFYEKEGLLKK; translated from the coding sequence ATGTTAAACTTTGCACTTTTACAGACAGATATAAAATTTTGTGATACTGAATATAACTTTGAAAATGTAAAAAAATTATTTAAAAAAGCAATGGAACATACACCAACTCCAGATGTTATAGTTTTACCTGAAGATTGGAGTTATGGATTTTCTGATAAAATGTTTCATGATATGGAGAATTATTGTGAAGCAGAAAATGGACCATCAGTAACTATTTTAAAAGAACTAGCAAAAAAATATAAAGTTTTGGTAGTTGCAGGTTCAATTGCTACAAAAAGTCATGAGGATGGAAAAATAAGAAATACTACTTTTATTATTAATAATAATGGAGAAATAATAGCTGATTATAGTAAAATGCATTTGTATAGTGATATGGATGAAAATTTTATGATTGAACCAGGAAATAAAGCAGAAGTTGTAGAAACAGAAGTAGGAAAATTTGGCTTTATGATATGTTATGATATTAGATTTTGTGAACTTTCAAGAATATATGCATTAAAAGGTGCTGAGGCTATAATAGTAACTTCTGACTTTCCAAATCCTAGAGTAAATCATTGGAGAACTTTGCTGCAAGCTAGAGCTATAGAGAATCAAATATTTGTTATTGCATGTAATCGTGTTGGTGAAAGTCCTATGGGAAGTTATTGCGGGCATTCATTAATTATAGATCCTTGGGGAGAAATAATAGCTGAAGGAGGAGAGAAAGAGGAAATAATTTATGGAAGCGTTGATCTTTCAATAATACATAAAATAAGGGAAACTATACATGTTTTTAGAGATAGACATCCTGAGTTTTATGAAAAAGAAGGATTGTTAAAAAAATGA
- a CDS encoding putative hydrolase, with product MVENEYIEKLINETFDEILLLRRDIHRYPELSNNEKETSKKIIKILKKNNINDLKLNSLNYGIIGQINSHKNKKTLLLRADMDALPLEEETNLIYSSQNSHIMHACGHDFHSAILLGTIVILNRLKEKLNGNVRFMFQHAEESSPIGGSKEMISLGVLKEVDEAYAMHVLGIPLGKVEICPGIATAKSDRFKIKIIGKSCHGSLPNEGKDPIIVAGNIITSIQTIISRNLSYSEKAVISIGKIYGGDRYNIIANDVIMEGTVRTFGDEINSTVKIKLKEIVEYVSKAYGCIGELEYTDGYVSVYNDVNLSNNIKNILEDTLGKENVIINTIPTSIGEDFSYISRKVPAVFMWLGGESEKNKGLCKLHSSKFIADERVIKIGIKSLINIVINRLNQT from the coding sequence ATGGTTGAAAATGAATATATAGAAAAATTGATAAATGAAACTTTTGATGAAATATTACTTTTGAGAAGAGATATTCATAGATATCCTGAATTGAGTAATAATGAAAAAGAAACTTCTAAAAAAATAATAAAAATATTGAAAAAAAATAATATAAATGATTTAAAATTAAATTCTTTAAATTATGGAATTATAGGTCAAATAAATTCACATAAAAATAAAAAAACTTTACTTTTAAGAGCTGATATGGACGCTTTGCCCTTAGAAGAGGAAACAAATTTGATATATTCTTCACAGAATAGTCATATTATGCATGCTTGTGGGCATGACTTTCATTCAGCTATTTTATTAGGAACTATTGTTATTTTAAATAGATTAAAAGAAAAATTAAATGGAAATGTTAGATTCATGTTTCAACATGCTGAAGAAAGTTCACCAATAGGTGGTTCAAAAGAAATGATTAGTTTAGGAGTTTTGAAAGAAGTAGATGAGGCATATGCAATGCATGTATTAGGAATCCCATTAGGAAAAGTAGAAATTTGTCCTGGTATTGCAACAGCAAAATCAGATAGGTTTAAAATAAAAATAATAGGGAAAAGCTGCCATGGATCTTTGCCTAATGAAGGAAAAGATCCTATCATTGTAGCAGGAAATATTATAACTTCTATTCAAACTATTATTAGCAGAAATTTATCTTATTCTGAAAAAGCTGTAATATCTATTGGAAAAATTTATGGAGGGGATAGATATAATATTATTGCAAATGATGTTATAATGGAAGGAACTGTAAGAACATTTGGAGATGAGATAAATAGTACTGTAAAAATAAAATTAAAAGAGATTGTGGAATATGTATCAAAGGCTTATGGATGTATTGGAGAATTAGAATATACAGATGGATATGTTTCAGTATATAATGATGTTAATTTATCAAATAATATAAAAAATATATTAGAAGACACACTTGGAAAAGAAAATGTTATTATAAATACAATTCCTACTTCAATAGGGGAAGATTTTTCATATATTAGCAGAAAAGTTCCAGCAGTGTTTATGTGGCTAGGAGGAGAAAGTGAAAAAAATAAAGGATTATGTAAATTACACAGTTCTAAATTTATTGCAGATGAAAGAGTGATAAAAATAGGAATAAAAAGTTTAATTAATATTGTGATTAATAGATTGAATCAAACATAG